The genomic interval CCAGCGGCATACGGCCCGTGGACACCTGGAAGTACACCGCCGCGTCGCCGACGCCGACGAGGCTCGGACCGCGGTCGGTGATGCCCTGCAGGTTGGCGCCGTGGCAGGTGACGCAGGAGGTGTCGTAGAGCTGCTTGCCCTCGCGGATCAGTGCGGTCTGATCCTGGTTGGCCGTGGCGACCTGCGGCTCCGGCGTGAGGGCCGTGGCCAGGAAACCGGCTCCGACGAGACCAACCAGCAGCGCGAGTCCGCCAGCGATGCGCCTGCGGAGCCGGCGCTGCTTACGGACCTTGGTGGCGCCGCTCGCGACTGCTTGCAGGTCGCTCGAAACGGCACCGCCATTCCCGTGGCTCGCGGGCTCTGGCGCTGACGGGGGAGATGAACTCATCTGTGTCCCTTTGGAGTAGACGGAACCGACTTGTACAAAGCTTGGGGTTACGTCCGGTTAACGGACGAAGTAGATCGTGGCGAACAGCCCGATCCAGACGATGTCGACGAAGTGCCAGTAGTACGAGACCACGATCGCGGCGGTCGCCTGCGCGGGGGTGAACTTACTGACCTTGGTGCGGAGCAGCAGGAACACGAACGCGATCAGGCCGCCGATCACGTGCAGGCCGTGGAAGCCGGTGGTCATGTAGAACACCGAGCCGTAGGCGCTGCTGGAGATCGAGGTGCCCTCGTGGACCAGGTGGTAGTACTCGTAGCCCTGACCGGCGACGAAGAACGCACCCATGGCCAGGGTGATGACATACCAGCGGCGCAGCCCGAACACATCGCCGCGCTCCGCCGCGAAAACACCCATCTGGCAGGTGAACGAGGAGGCGACAAGCACGGCCGTGACCGGTACGGCGAGCTTGAGATTCAGCTCGGTCGGTTCCGGCGGCCAGTTTCCGTGGGCCTGAGCGCGCGCGACGAAATACATGGCGAAGAGGCCGGCGAAGAACATCAGCTCGCTCGACAGCCAGATGATGGTACCGACGCTGACCATGTTGGGCCGGTTCAGCGAATGCACACGCTGAGTTATGGCCGATCCTGGGGTCCCTACTGCGGTCGTCACGCCGGTAAGTATGACTCGTCGTAGTACGACGCAGGTACCCGGGTGCGAAACTTGTCCGCCCGTGTCGGAAAACGCACGGACAGAGCGGGTCTGGCCCCGATGTCGGCGTGTCCGTGTTTGCGCAGGACGCGTGGGTATTTGCGCAGGACGCCGCGCCTAGCATGACAGGCGGCGCTGAGGAATTGCTGAGATGGAGGTCATGATGGGGCAGCACGTCGGCGATTCGCGGCGAGGCGGCGGTCGGGCGCCGGGGTTGTGGCGGCGACTGTTCGGACGTGGCGCACCGGCCGCGCTGGATCCGGACCGCCCAGATCTCGTGGTGGTCGCCGCGAGTTTCGACGACGCGGAGGCGTGTTCGGCCGCGCTGGCGCGGGCGACCGCGCTGGCTCCGGACGCGCCCGTGGTGCTCCGCCACCACCTCCGGATCCCGGCCGCGCAGATCGGGCGGGTCTGCGAGATCGCCGCCCAGGACGGCTACTCCCCGGCACCGGCTGATCCGGCCGCCGACAGCGAACTCACCACCCTGATCCTGCGACGAGTACAGGTCCTCGACGCCCTGCGCTGTTCCCAGGAGCGGTCCCGGATGGCCGGGCTCGCCCAGCGCCACGACGGATGCGCCGACGGCTGGGATGCCCTGCAACCGAGTCCCGGCGAATAACGTCTGGCCCGATAGGCTGCAGCGCGACAGACTGGTGCGCAACCAGTGACAGGGAGAAGGACACATGAGCGAGCGCAGCGAGCAAGTCGAAAGCGCTGCCGTGACTTGCACGGTCATGACGGAGCCGGGCAGCAGCGAGGCGATGGCATGAGCGAGCGCAGCTGGCCACGGGTATTGGGGACGCTCGCCGACGGCGGCGACCTGGCCGCGGACGACACGACCTGGGCGATGAACGAAATCATGTCCGACAACGCCACCTCCGCGCAGATCGCCGCGTTCGGCGTCGCGATGAAGATCAAGGGCCCGACGCCCGCGGAACTCGGTGGTCTCGCCTCCGGCATGCTGTCCCACGCCCGCCTGGTCCACGTCGCCGGTGACGCCGTCGACATCGTCGGCACCGGTGGCGATCGCTCGGGTTCGGTGAACATCTCCACCATGTCCTCGATCGTGGTCGCCTCCGCCGGAGTGCCCGTGGTCAAGCACGGCAACCGCGCCGCGTCCTCCAAGAGCGGTGGCGCCGATGTCCTCGAAGCACTCGGCGTGAAATTGAATCTCGGCCCGGACGCGGTGGCTCAGTGCGTGCGGGAGGCCGGGATCGGCTTCTGCTTCGCCCCGGTCTTCCATCCGGCACTGCGGTTCGCGGGCGCGGCCCGTAAAGAAATAGGCATTCCTACGGTCTTCAACATCCTGGGCCCGCTCACCAACCCGGCGCAGCCGCGCGCGGGCCTGGTCGGCTGCGCCTTCGCCGACCTGGTGCCGGTGATCGCGGGCGTCTTCGCCGAACGCGGCGCGAGCGCCCTGGTGGTCCGCGGCAACGACGGCCTCGACGAGATCACCACCTCCGACACCACCGCCGCCTGGATCGTCTCCGGCGGCCGGCTCCGCGAAACCGTCATCGACCCGACCCGCCTCGGCATCCCCCGCGTCGACCTGGACGCCCTGCGCGGCGGTGACGCCGACACCAACGCCGGCATCGCCCGCGCCGTCTTCGCCGGCGAACCGGGCCCCGTCCGCGACGCCGTCCTGATCAACTCCGCCGCCGCGATCGTCGCCTACGACTGGTCGCGCGGCGAAGGCGATCCCGACATCGACGTGCACGACGCCCTCGCCGCTGGCATCGAGCGCGCCGCCGCCGCCATCGACGCCGGGAAATCCGTTGCCCTACTGGACAACTGGGCCAAACTCACCAACACCCTGGGCGAGAACTAGCCCGCTCATTTTTCGAGCGAAGGGCGCTCGAGTCGCTCGAGTGCCAGGCGGAAGTCGGCATGCGCCTCGACGAAAGCGAATCGTTCGTCATAGATGGGCCGGTAGGTAACCCGTTGCCTGGACTTGTCGAGCAGAAGCAGAGCCACCACCAAACCGAGCAGCGACCCCGGGAACAGCGCGAGAGCCAAAGGCATGATCAGCCGATCGATATCCGCCACGGCGGCGATCACCAGCGCGACGAGATTGCCGGCCATCAGCCACAACAGGACGCGGGAAAACCAGCGATAGCGTCGCGAACCGCGAACGCAGCGGTCGCAGGCGGGCCACTCGCCGACCACGATCGTGGAAACCGGGGCTTCAGTGTCCTGCACGAGCGTCCGGACAGGCGATTTGACGACGTCCCGAGCCACCGCCTGGCTATGGAACCGGGGATGCAGGTCGGTGTCGTAGAAGCACGTCCGCACCAGAGTGCGAGACGTGGCTGGGCGACCATGGCGGGCACACACCTCAGGCAGGGGCTGCGCGATTTCCAACTCCAGCGGCTCCACCCGTAACGGACGACCCGTTTTTCGCCAGAGACGCGCCGTATCCGGCAAGGGCTCCAGACACCGCCGCAGCCGAACCGTCACATCGTTCTCGTGCGTATACGGCCGCTGATACGCCATCGGAGTCGGTGTCAGCGGTACGGTTTCGAAGTCACCACCACTGTTGGGCCGATAGCAGTCGAAGCCGCGCGGCAATCTCACTGGAGCCACCCGCCTTGGTCCCCCGGCCGCCCACCGGTACTTATTGTCGTCGACCTGATCACACGATCCATTTGGGCCGAATCCCCTCCCACACCCCCCGGCGTGGCCTGCGACGAGCTCTTGCGCGCCGGAGAACTAACTGTGGCACAAGAACTTACCGGAACAACCCTGGCGGTTTCGCCTACTCCCCCAGTGAGAAGCCCGCCTCTACATCGGCGCTCGAGTAGGACTTGAAGGCGATGTGGGTGGTGGTGCGGAGGACGCCGGGGACTTTGTCGATGCCCGCGGTGACTACTTCGGCGATCTTTTCGTGGTCGCGGACTCGGACGATCGCGATCAGGTCGACGTCGCCGGCGCAGGAATAGACCTCGGTGACACCCTCGGTGTCGGCGACGGCCTGGGCGGTTTCGGGGATGCGGCCGTTGTCGGCGTGGATGAGCACGATCGCGTTAATCATGGTGGTCAGCCTAGTTGGCCGAGGTATTCCGCTCCCGCGAGTTCGGTCCGTGCGGCCGCCTCCGCGTGTTCGGCCCAGGTCAGCCAGCGAGCCGCGCCGTACAGCGGTTCCCGGTAGCCCGCGGTGCTGCGGACGATCCGGACGCCGGGGCGGGCCAGCCACCGCACCACCAGGCCGACTTCCTCAGGTGAACCACCGAGCAGGGGTGGGCCGTCGAAATCGGCATCGTCCGCGGGCATATCGCACAGTGCCGACCCAGGCCCGGGATCCTGCTCGAGAACGGGCGACGCTCCGCCGGGCGCTACTGCCACCAAAGTCTCTTGTTTCGCCGCGGGCGGGCTACTCCGCTCGGGCAAGACGGTTTCGGCGGAGGCTACGAGCTGTTCGACGACCGCCATCGGGGGCACACCGCGCCGGGCATTGCCCGCGCCCGCGAGACGCCCGTATCTGATGACGGAGAACTCCCAGCCACCCGCACCGTCGGGGTGCGCCGCGACGAGTTCGGCGATGCGAGCGACCGCGGCGAGGCGCTGCGTCCGCGCCACCGCCCGCACGACCGCGACCGCGCGATCGCGCAGCCGGGCGGCGGCCTCGAAATGCTCGGCACGGGAATAGGTTTCGAGCTGATCGAGCATCGCACGCAACGTCGCGTCCGACCGGCCCGCGAACAAATCCCGCACAGCCGCGGCCAGAGGCGCGTATTCGCTGCTGCTCATGGGCATTTCGGCGACCCGCGCGGCGGGACATCCACCGACCGCCGCGGGCGGGCAGTCGTGCACGCCGGTCCGCGGCAGACGCGTCGTGCAGGTGCGCAGTCCGGCGTGTTCGGCGATGGTCGCGGCGATGTCGGTGGCGTCCAGGCGAGAGTTGAACGGGCCCAGCGAATCCCGGTTCGGTGTGCGGACCACCGCGAAACGCGGGAAGGGCTCGTCGGTGAGTGTGAGCCACCACGCCCTCTTCGGAAACTTCGACCGCCGGTTGTACGGCGGAGCGTGCGCGACGAGCAAACGCAGTTCACGCACCCCGGCTTCGAGCGCGTGCGCGCACACCACATGGTCGACGCGGGTGGCCAGCGAGACCATTTCCTTCATGCGCCCGCGGGTCTCGGACCCGGTGAAGTAATTGCGGACGCGGCGGCGCAGATTCACCGCGGTGCCGATATAGAGGACTTCGTCGGAGGGACCGCGGAACAGGTACACGCCGGGGCTGGCGGGCAGATCGGTGGCGAGCACCCGTTTGGCGCGCTGGCCGTTCGTGACGTCGGGCAGGTAGTCGAGGAGTTCGGTAAGACTGTGCACTCCTTGGTTGCCCACCCTGCCGATGAGCGCGTGCAGCACGTCGACGGTGGCGCGGGCGTCGTCGAGGGCACGGTGTGTCGGCCGGGTGCTCGCACCGAGCACCTGCGCGAGGACACCGAGCCGCACCGACGGCGCTTCGTCGCGCGTCAGCACCCGCCGTGCCAGCTTCACCGTGCACAGCACCGGCGGATTCGGCCACGTCGTATCGCAGCGGGCGGCAGCGGCTTTGAGGAACGCGGTGTCGAAACGCGCGTTGTGCGCGACCAGCACCGCGCCCTTGGCGAATTCGAGAAATCCGGGCAGCACCACTTCGATCCGCGGCGCGTCGTACACCATCGCGTGCGTGATCCCGGTGATATGCACGACCTGCGGCGGGATCTCGCGCCCCGGGTTGACCAGGGTCGCGAACTCGCCGAGCACCTCTCCGCCCCGCACCTTCACCGCGCCGATCTCGGTGATCGCGTCGCCATCCGGGCTGGTACCAGTGGTTTCCAGGTCCACGATGACGAAAGTTGTCTCATACAGCGGGGTATCGAGCTCGTCGAAGGCCAGCTGTCTGGCAGGCGCGAGCCGCCCAGGGGTCCGGGGGCCGCTCCCGGTGGATCTCGGGTCGGGGTCGGGCACGGCGTGCAGCGTAGAGCCAGGCACCGACAAGGTCACCGCTGCGCGAAAACCCCAGGACAGCCAGTTGAGCCCACAACAAAACTCGCGGGCGAACTACCGAATTGCGCGCGAGGATTTCGTTT from Nocardia goodfellowii carries:
- the ctaE gene encoding aa3-type cytochrome oxidase subunit III encodes the protein MTTAVGTPGSAITQRVHSLNRPNMVSVGTIIWLSSELMFFAGLFAMYFVARAQAHGNWPPEPTELNLKLAVPVTAVLVASSFTCQMGVFAAERGDVFGLRRWYVITLAMGAFFVAGQGYEYYHLVHEGTSISSSAYGSVFYMTTGFHGLHVIGGLIAFVFLLLRTKVSKFTPAQATAAIVVSYYWHFVDIVWIGLFATIYFVR
- the trpD gene encoding anthranilate phosphoribosyltransferase is translated as MSERSWPRVLGTLADGGDLAADDTTWAMNEIMSDNATSAQIAAFGVAMKIKGPTPAELGGLASGMLSHARLVHVAGDAVDIVGTGGDRSGSVNISTMSSIVVASAGVPVVKHGNRAASSKSGGADVLEALGVKLNLGPDAVAQCVREAGIGFCFAPVFHPALRFAGAARKEIGIPTVFNILGPLTNPAQPRAGLVGCAFADLVPVIAGVFAERGASALVVRGNDGLDEITTSDTTAAWIVSGGRLRETVIDPTRLGIPRVDLDALRGGDADTNAGIARAVFAGEPGPVRDAVLINSAAAIVAYDWSRGEGDPDIDVHDALAAGIERAAAAIDAGKSVALLDNWAKLTNTLGEN
- a CDS encoding Lrp/AsnC family transcriptional regulator; protein product: MINAIVLIHADNGRIPETAQAVADTEGVTEVYSCAGDVDLIAIVRVRDHEKIAEVVTAGIDKVPGVLRTTTHIAFKSYSSADVEAGFSLGE
- a CDS encoding DEDD exonuclease domain-containing protein encodes the protein MPDPDPRSTGSGPRTPGRLAPARQLAFDELDTPLYETTFVIVDLETTGTSPDGDAITEIGAVKVRGGEVLGEFATLVNPGREIPPQVVHITGITHAMVYDAPRIEVVLPGFLEFAKGAVLVAHNARFDTAFLKAAAARCDTTWPNPPVLCTVKLARRVLTRDEAPSVRLGVLAQVLGASTRPTHRALDDARATVDVLHALIGRVGNQGVHSLTELLDYLPDVTNGQRAKRVLATDLPASPGVYLFRGPSDEVLYIGTAVNLRRRVRNYFTGSETRGRMKEMVSLATRVDHVVCAHALEAGVRELRLLVAHAPPYNRRSKFPKRAWWLTLTDEPFPRFAVVRTPNRDSLGPFNSRLDATDIAATIAEHAGLRTCTTRLPRTGVHDCPPAAVGGCPAARVAEMPMSSSEYAPLAAAVRDLFAGRSDATLRAMLDQLETYSRAEHFEAAARLRDRAVAVVRAVARTQRLAAVARIAELVAAHPDGAGGWEFSVIRYGRLAGAGNARRGVPPMAVVEQLVASAETVLPERSSPPAAKQETLVAVAPGGASPVLEQDPGPGSALCDMPADDADFDGPPLLGGSPEEVGLVVRWLARPGVRIVRSTAGYREPLYGAARWLTWAEHAEAAARTELAGAEYLGQLG